In the genome of Salinigranum halophilum, the window TGCCGACGGAGTCGGACGGCTCGCTCAGCACCCTCGCCGGCGAACTGGCGACGCTCGAAGACCTCGAGAACGAACTCTCGCTCGCGCAGCGATACGTCCACGGCCGGCTGACGGACGTCCTCGACCGGCTCAACGACCGCATCGGCGCGGACTCGGACTCGCGCTTCTACGCGGAGGTGCTCGCGGCCGTCGCCACGGGCGACAGGACGGCAGACAGCGTCGCGAGCGAAGTCGACGCCCCGCCCGCAGCCGTCGAACGCGCGCTCGGAGCCCTCGCGGAGCGAGGCCTGGTCGAAGAGCGAAGCGGCGAGTGGTTCATCACCGAGTGAGCTCAGAGGTCGCGGGTGAACCCGTCGCGGAGGTCACGACCGAAGTAGTGTCCGGCGAGCGCCGCGAGCGCGCCGACACCGGCACCGACACCCGCGATGGCGATGCCGTACTCAGAAAGCAACCGGACGGCGAAGGGGAAGAACGCCGCGGTGAGGGTGCTCACGACGAAGCCCGCTCCGGAGGCGAGCGCGCCCGCGAGGCCGACTTCGACGTAGTGGCGGTCGCTCGCGAGCACCCCGACGGCGAACAGCCCGACGAGACGGCCGACGAACCCGACGAGCGGAATCGCGCCGCCGGCGACGACCGCGACGAGCGAGAGGACGAGCGCGACGAGGAACGTCCGGACCGAGAAGAGCCCGCCGAGGCGGCCGCGGCCCGAGGAGTTCGACGCGTCGCGCGAGGCGGTGGGAGCCGACTGACGGCGGTCCGTGGACTCGTCGGTGTCGTCACCGGTCAACCGGTCGACGTCGGCGAGCAGGTCGTCGACCGACTGTTCGGCCTCGTCTGACCGTTGCATACGTGTGGGTGGGTGCGCGGGGGGTATGGCTCTTGTGTCGGTCGCGAGGTGGTGCGGTCGGGACGGGGGAGACGCCGTGGACGGGACACGGACGCAGTGACCCACGGCCTCGAACCTCCCCAGCCGGGTGCTCGCGCGAGTCGCTCACTCGCGCCCGCGCGCCATCCGCGAGGTGGTGACACGTGGCGTCGACGCGCTCGTCCCGCACCGTCGCTCGTTCGTGTTCGCGTCGTCGTGTCGTCGTGTCGTCGCTGGCCCTCACGACGGTCTCTCGCCCCCACACTGACGACCCGTGAGCGCAAACGCTGGGATTCAAGTCCGCCGCCGCGAAACCCCGGCGTATGAACCCCGGAGACCGCGTCCGCGTCACGCGCGCGGGCACCACGAACGAGGGCGTCCTCCTGCCCTCCTC includes:
- a CDS encoding ArsR/SmtB family transcription factor; translation: MDSAVLLDLLGNENRRRILQLLAHKPCYVTEISEYLGVSPKAVIDHLRKLEEAGLVESRTDDQRRKYFHISRDIRLEVNVSRYGFGAKSAYPASPSLDMSGRCPHVSIDVPTESDGSLSTLAGELATLEDLENELSLAQRYVHGRLTDVLDRLNDRIGADSDSRFYAEVLAAVATGDRTADSVASEVDAPPAAVERALGALAERGLVEERSGEWFITE